From a region of the Dunckerocampus dactyliophorus isolate RoL2022-P2 chromosome 20, RoL_Ddac_1.1, whole genome shotgun sequence genome:
- the kiaa0319l gene encoding dyslexia-associated protein KIAA0319-like protein isoform X2, translating to MSSAYQHLLSWSLPHLLLLPLTHLWLLTTPTGVSADLCRVTGGVLGIQWSSVLGLGWYPLAEGKGGATCWEACCLNPSCGAVWILNGRCVLLRCSLRGGCPIFHLPQPHQESLSLFQVLSKGPSTKKRRRVRHAQQEPRTEQSSTGSPAKLDTAHPTLLEPSTSVVPQAEQRDLSHLSNRTSEHASAPLQQNSTIEDTTASSNASGISTPTATAISTAPTQAVRELVVSAGESVEVTLPRSEVELNAFVVPTPPADTNYAFDWRLITHPKDYSGEMEGKHSKTLKLSKLTVGLYEFEVTVDGEGAHGEGYVNVTVKPEPRVNKPPVAVVSPKFQEISLPTSSTVIDGSQSTDDDKVVAWHWEEVKGPLREEKVFANTAVLTLTNLVPGNYTFNLTVTDSDGAQDSTQATLSVNKAKDYRPVANAGPNQVITLPRNAITLYGNQSADDHDSLAYEWSLSPESKDKVVEMQGVRTPILQLSAMQEGDYTFQLTVTDSAGQQDTAQVTVIVQPENNKPPEADAGPEKELTLPVDRTTLDGSKSRDDQKIATFHWKQTKGPGGVKIENADSAVATVTGLEVGTYEFTLTVTDERKLQSSDTVTVIVREELDQPPVAHVVSSPPVSLPMRTATMDGSHSTDDKGGVSYLWTRDDSSPAAGDVLNNSDHQAVLFLGNLVEGNYRFTLTVTDSKGQSSTDSGTVEVKPDPWERDQVELVLEVPITQVSHRQRDMLLRQVGVLLGVLDSDIIVREISAFNEHSTQLVFLVSGGPGRPPLSGQSVALSLRNKLRKQKNDFLIYKTRRVDTVICQLNCSSHGECDSFTRRCVCQPFWMENFIRAQLGDAESNCEWSVLYVTIASFMIVVAMATVVWGVVCCCDRRKSKARRSKSRYKMLEADEQDSLELQPHRAGRIKPVPAPTSSALMHSDSDLDSDDGQVGVPWMEQERGHLLRPQNGSLRNGQGPARGKKHREELL from the exons ATGTCTTCTGCATACCAGCATCTGCTCTCGTGGAGTTTACCTCATCTCCTCTTGCTGCCGCTCACCCACCTCTGGCTCTTGACCACTCCCACAG GTGTATCGGCAGATCTCTGCCGGGTTACGGGCGGGGTGCTGGGGATCCAGTGGAGCAGTGTCCTCGGCCTGGGTTGGTACCCTCTTGCGGAGGGGAAAGGTGGGGCGACATGTTGGGAGGCCTGCTGCTTGAATCCCAGCTGCGGCGCTGTGTGGATCCTCAATGGGCGATGCGTGCTTCTTCGTTGCTCGTTGAGGGGAGGCTGCCCCATCTTTCATCTGCCCCAGCCTCATCAAGAGTCGCTCAGCCTCTTTCAAGTGCTCTCCAAG ggtccttccacaaaaaaaaggagGAGGGTTCGTCATGCACAACAAGAACCACGAACAGAACAGAGTAGCACG GGAAGCCCTGCAAAACTGGATACGGCACATCCGACGCTGTTAGAGCCCAGCACCAGTGTGGTTCCACAAGCAGAACAGAGGGACCTCAGTCACTTAAGCAACAGGACGAGTGAACATGCCTCAGCTCCCTTACAGCAGAACTCAACCATTGAAGACACCACTGCGTCTTCCAACGCCAGTGGCATCAGCACACCCACAGCAACTGCCATCAGCACAGCTCCAACACAGGCTG TGAGGGAGCTGGTGGTGTCAGCAGGGGAGAGTGTTGAGGTCACGCTACCACGCAGCGAAGTCGAGCTCAATGCCTTCGTGGTGCCAACACCCCCGGCAG ATACGAACTATGCATTTGACTGGCGTCTGATAACACATCCCAAAGATTACAGTGGGGAGATGGAAGGCAAACACAGCAAGACCCTGAAACTCAGCAAG CTGACAGTCGGCCTGTATGAGTTTGAGGTGACGGTGGACGGGGAGGGGGCCCATGGAGAAGGTTACGTCAATGTTACTGTCAAGCCAG AGCCGCGGGTAAACAAGCCGCCTGTTGCTGTAGTTTCCCCAAAGTTCCAAGAGATCTCCTTGCCAACAAGCTCTACGGTGATCGACGGCAGCC AGAGCACAGATGATGACAAAGTGGTGGCGTGGCACTGGGAAGAGGTGAAAGGTCCCCTCAGGGAGGAGAAGGTCTTTGCTAACACGGCCGTCCTCACTCTCACCAACTTGGTGCCGGGGAACTACACATTCAA TTTGACTGTGACCGACTCAGATGGTGCCCAAGACTCAACACAAGCCACCCTGTCTGTCAACAAAGCCAAGGATTACAGACCCGTGGCCAACGCTGGCCCTAACCAG GTCATCACTTTGCCACGTAACGCCATCACTTTGTACGGGAACCAGAGCGCAGACGACCACGACTCCCTGGCCTACGAGTGGTCCCTCAGCCCTGAGAGCAAAGACAAGGTGGTGGAGATGCAA ggTGTGCGTACGCCCATCTTGCAGCTGTCGGCTATGCAGGAGGGAGACTACACCTTCCAGCTGACTGTGACAGACTCAGCTGGACAGCAGGACACAGCGCAGGTTACAGTTATTGTGCAGCCAG AAAACAATAAGCCACCGGAGGCAGATGCGGGGCCGGAAAAGGAACTGACGCTACCAGTCGATCGAACTACGCTGGATGGCAGTAAGAGCAGAGATGACCAGAAGATCGCCACCTTCCACTGGAAACAGACAAA GGGTCCCGGCGGTGTGAAGATTGAGAACGCAGACAGCGCTGTTGCCACGGTGACCGGTCTAGAGGTTGGCACCTACGAGTTCACCCTGACTGTGACCGATGAGAGGAAGCTGCAGAGTAGCGACACGGTCACGGTCATCGTCAGAGAAG AGCTGGACCAGCCGCCTGTGGCTCACGTGGTTTCCAGTCCACCCGTCTCTCTGCCTATGCGGACAGCCACCATGGATGGATCTCACTCGACTGATGACAAAGGCGGCGTCAGCTACCTGTGGACCAGAGACGACAGCAGCCCTGCAGCGGGG GATGTGCTGAACAACTCTGATCACCAAGCAGTCTTGTTTCTGGGAAACCTGGTGGAGGGCAACTACAGATTCACCCTGACTGTAACTGACAGTAAAGGTCAAAGCAGCACCGACAGCGGCACAGTGGAGGTCAAACCAG ACCCATGGGAGCGTGACCAGGTGGAGCTGGTCTTAGAGGTGCCCATAACGCAGGTTTCCCACCGTCAGCGTGACATGCTGCTGCGCCAGGTTGGTGTGTTGCTTGGCGTGCTTGACAGCGACATCATTGTTAGAGAGATCAGTGCGTTCAATGAGCACAG TACCCAGTTGGTGTTCCTGGTGTCAGGCGGTCCAGGGCGCCCTCCTTTGTCTGGCCAAAGCGTTGCACTCAGCCTGCGCAACAAGCTACGTAAACAGAAGAATGACTTTCTCATTTACAAGACGCGGCGGGTGGACACAGTCA TCTGCCAACTGAACTGCTCCAGTCATGGCGAGTGTGACTCCTTCACACGACGCTGTGTCTGTCAGCCTTTCTGGATGGAGAACTTCATCAGAGCCCAGCTTGGAGATGCAGAGAGCAACTGTG agTGGAGCGTACTGTATGTAACCATAGCATCCTTTATGATtgtggttgccatggcgacgGTTGTCTGGGGCGTGGTGTGTTGCTGTGACAG ACGTAAGAGCAAAGCACGCAGAAGCAAAAGCCGATACAAAATGCTGGAAGCTGACGAGCAAGACAGTCTGGAGTTGCAACCACACAGAGCTG GCCGCATCAAGCCAGTACCCGCCCCCACCTCTTCTGCCCTCATGCACTCGGACTCTGACCTGGACAGCGACGACGGGCAGGTCGGGGTACCGTGGATGGAGCAGGAGCGAGGGCATCTTCTCCGACCGCAAAACGGCTCCTTAAGAAATGGCCAGGGTCCAGCTAGGGGAAAGAAGCACAGAGAAGAGCTGCTATAG
- the kiaa0319l gene encoding dyslexia-associated protein KIAA0319-like protein isoform X1, giving the protein MSSAYQHLLSWSLPHLLLLPLTHLWLLTTPTGVSADLCRVTGGVLGIQWSSVLGLGWYPLAEGKGGATCWEACCLNPSCGAVWILNGRCVLLRCSLRGGCPIFHLPQPHQESLSLFQVLSKGPSTKKRRRVRHAQQEPRTEQSSTGSPAKLDTAHPTLLEPSTSVVPQAEQRDLSHLSNRTSEHASAPLQQNSTIEDTTASSNASGISTPTATAISTAPTQAAVRELVVSAGESVEVTLPRSEVELNAFVVPTPPADTNYAFDWRLITHPKDYSGEMEGKHSKTLKLSKLTVGLYEFEVTVDGEGAHGEGYVNVTVKPEPRVNKPPVAVVSPKFQEISLPTSSTVIDGSQSTDDDKVVAWHWEEVKGPLREEKVFANTAVLTLTNLVPGNYTFNLTVTDSDGAQDSTQATLSVNKAKDYRPVANAGPNQVITLPRNAITLYGNQSADDHDSLAYEWSLSPESKDKVVEMQGVRTPILQLSAMQEGDYTFQLTVTDSAGQQDTAQVTVIVQPENNKPPEADAGPEKELTLPVDRTTLDGSKSRDDQKIATFHWKQTKGPGGVKIENADSAVATVTGLEVGTYEFTLTVTDERKLQSSDTVTVIVREELDQPPVAHVVSSPPVSLPMRTATMDGSHSTDDKGGVSYLWTRDDSSPAAGDVLNNSDHQAVLFLGNLVEGNYRFTLTVTDSKGQSSTDSGTVEVKPDPWERDQVELVLEVPITQVSHRQRDMLLRQVGVLLGVLDSDIIVREISAFNEHSTQLVFLVSGGPGRPPLSGQSVALSLRNKLRKQKNDFLIYKTRRVDTVICQLNCSSHGECDSFTRRCVCQPFWMENFIRAQLGDAESNCEWSVLYVTIASFMIVVAMATVVWGVVCCCDRRKSKARRSKSRYKMLEADEQDSLELQPHRAGRIKPVPAPTSSALMHSDSDLDSDDGQVGVPWMEQERGHLLRPQNGSLRNGQGPARGKKHREELL; this is encoded by the exons ATGTCTTCTGCATACCAGCATCTGCTCTCGTGGAGTTTACCTCATCTCCTCTTGCTGCCGCTCACCCACCTCTGGCTCTTGACCACTCCCACAG GTGTATCGGCAGATCTCTGCCGGGTTACGGGCGGGGTGCTGGGGATCCAGTGGAGCAGTGTCCTCGGCCTGGGTTGGTACCCTCTTGCGGAGGGGAAAGGTGGGGCGACATGTTGGGAGGCCTGCTGCTTGAATCCCAGCTGCGGCGCTGTGTGGATCCTCAATGGGCGATGCGTGCTTCTTCGTTGCTCGTTGAGGGGAGGCTGCCCCATCTTTCATCTGCCCCAGCCTCATCAAGAGTCGCTCAGCCTCTTTCAAGTGCTCTCCAAG ggtccttccacaaaaaaaaggagGAGGGTTCGTCATGCACAACAAGAACCACGAACAGAACAGAGTAGCACG GGAAGCCCTGCAAAACTGGATACGGCACATCCGACGCTGTTAGAGCCCAGCACCAGTGTGGTTCCACAAGCAGAACAGAGGGACCTCAGTCACTTAAGCAACAGGACGAGTGAACATGCCTCAGCTCCCTTACAGCAGAACTCAACCATTGAAGACACCACTGCGTCTTCCAACGCCAGTGGCATCAGCACACCCACAGCAACTGCCATCAGCACAGCTCCAACACAGGCTG CAGTGAGGGAGCTGGTGGTGTCAGCAGGGGAGAGTGTTGAGGTCACGCTACCACGCAGCGAAGTCGAGCTCAATGCCTTCGTGGTGCCAACACCCCCGGCAG ATACGAACTATGCATTTGACTGGCGTCTGATAACACATCCCAAAGATTACAGTGGGGAGATGGAAGGCAAACACAGCAAGACCCTGAAACTCAGCAAG CTGACAGTCGGCCTGTATGAGTTTGAGGTGACGGTGGACGGGGAGGGGGCCCATGGAGAAGGTTACGTCAATGTTACTGTCAAGCCAG AGCCGCGGGTAAACAAGCCGCCTGTTGCTGTAGTTTCCCCAAAGTTCCAAGAGATCTCCTTGCCAACAAGCTCTACGGTGATCGACGGCAGCC AGAGCACAGATGATGACAAAGTGGTGGCGTGGCACTGGGAAGAGGTGAAAGGTCCCCTCAGGGAGGAGAAGGTCTTTGCTAACACGGCCGTCCTCACTCTCACCAACTTGGTGCCGGGGAACTACACATTCAA TTTGACTGTGACCGACTCAGATGGTGCCCAAGACTCAACACAAGCCACCCTGTCTGTCAACAAAGCCAAGGATTACAGACCCGTGGCCAACGCTGGCCCTAACCAG GTCATCACTTTGCCACGTAACGCCATCACTTTGTACGGGAACCAGAGCGCAGACGACCACGACTCCCTGGCCTACGAGTGGTCCCTCAGCCCTGAGAGCAAAGACAAGGTGGTGGAGATGCAA ggTGTGCGTACGCCCATCTTGCAGCTGTCGGCTATGCAGGAGGGAGACTACACCTTCCAGCTGACTGTGACAGACTCAGCTGGACAGCAGGACACAGCGCAGGTTACAGTTATTGTGCAGCCAG AAAACAATAAGCCACCGGAGGCAGATGCGGGGCCGGAAAAGGAACTGACGCTACCAGTCGATCGAACTACGCTGGATGGCAGTAAGAGCAGAGATGACCAGAAGATCGCCACCTTCCACTGGAAACAGACAAA GGGTCCCGGCGGTGTGAAGATTGAGAACGCAGACAGCGCTGTTGCCACGGTGACCGGTCTAGAGGTTGGCACCTACGAGTTCACCCTGACTGTGACCGATGAGAGGAAGCTGCAGAGTAGCGACACGGTCACGGTCATCGTCAGAGAAG AGCTGGACCAGCCGCCTGTGGCTCACGTGGTTTCCAGTCCACCCGTCTCTCTGCCTATGCGGACAGCCACCATGGATGGATCTCACTCGACTGATGACAAAGGCGGCGTCAGCTACCTGTGGACCAGAGACGACAGCAGCCCTGCAGCGGGG GATGTGCTGAACAACTCTGATCACCAAGCAGTCTTGTTTCTGGGAAACCTGGTGGAGGGCAACTACAGATTCACCCTGACTGTAACTGACAGTAAAGGTCAAAGCAGCACCGACAGCGGCACAGTGGAGGTCAAACCAG ACCCATGGGAGCGTGACCAGGTGGAGCTGGTCTTAGAGGTGCCCATAACGCAGGTTTCCCACCGTCAGCGTGACATGCTGCTGCGCCAGGTTGGTGTGTTGCTTGGCGTGCTTGACAGCGACATCATTGTTAGAGAGATCAGTGCGTTCAATGAGCACAG TACCCAGTTGGTGTTCCTGGTGTCAGGCGGTCCAGGGCGCCCTCCTTTGTCTGGCCAAAGCGTTGCACTCAGCCTGCGCAACAAGCTACGTAAACAGAAGAATGACTTTCTCATTTACAAGACGCGGCGGGTGGACACAGTCA TCTGCCAACTGAACTGCTCCAGTCATGGCGAGTGTGACTCCTTCACACGACGCTGTGTCTGTCAGCCTTTCTGGATGGAGAACTTCATCAGAGCCCAGCTTGGAGATGCAGAGAGCAACTGTG agTGGAGCGTACTGTATGTAACCATAGCATCCTTTATGATtgtggttgccatggcgacgGTTGTCTGGGGCGTGGTGTGTTGCTGTGACAG ACGTAAGAGCAAAGCACGCAGAAGCAAAAGCCGATACAAAATGCTGGAAGCTGACGAGCAAGACAGTCTGGAGTTGCAACCACACAGAGCTG GCCGCATCAAGCCAGTACCCGCCCCCACCTCTTCTGCCCTCATGCACTCGGACTCTGACCTGGACAGCGACGACGGGCAGGTCGGGGTACCGTGGATGGAGCAGGAGCGAGGGCATCTTCTCCGACCGCAAAACGGCTCCTTAAGAAATGGCCAGGGTCCAGCTAGGGGAAAGAAGCACAGAGAAGAGCTGCTATAG